The Candidatus Tumulicola sp. region CAATTTCTTTTACTCGGTCTTCCAACTGCGGTACCGCGTCGACGATATCGCGCTGCAGTGCCTCGATGCCGGCAGCCTTGAGTTGATCGAACGTTCCCTTCGGGATCAAGAACGCACACTGCCAGTATTCGTTACGGTCGATCGTAACGAGAATGCGGCCGTCGCGCATCGACCCGAGCGGCTGCACGGGATCGCCGGCACGCTTGGTGATACGCATCCACAACACGTCCATCGGCGCGCCGAGGTTTTCTACAGCCATCCCGGCTCGCTCGCGCATCGTCGAGTGGCGTCCGTCGGTGCCGACGACGAGTTTCGCGTCGATGGTCGCGCTGCCGTCGTCGTCGCTCGCAATTACGCCCGTTACGCGACCGTTCTGCACGACGATATCGGTGCCGTTAGTTTTCATCAACAGACGAAAGGTCGGATAACGTTTGCCGCGTTCGGCGAGAAAATTGAGGAAATCCCACTGCGGCATCAGAGCGATAAATTTACAGTGCGTCGGTAAGCGAGTAAAATCGCCGACCTCCACATACTCACCGTTGATTCTCGCGCCGACACGTTCCAGTTGGTCGTGCGGTAGTTTCAGGAAATCGTCGAGCCAGCCGAGCTCGTACAATAGTTCCAACGTAGACGGATGAATCGTGTCGCCGCGAAAATCGCGAAAGAAATCCGGATACTTCTCAAGCACCGTCACGTCGACGCCGGCCCGCGCCAACAAGACGCCCAGCATCATGCCACACGGGCCTCCGCCCACGATCGCACAGGTCGTCGTTATCGGTTTCATCCCACCACCAAGTTCAACAGTTTGCCTGGAACGAAAATCTGCTTTCGAAGCGTGCGGTTTTCCAACTGCGAGCGCACCGCCTGCTGCTCCATTGCCAACGCCAAGGCGTCCTCGGCGGTGACGTCGGGTGCTACCGAAACGCGCGCTCGGACTTTTCCGTTTACTTGGATCACCAGTTCGATTCGCGCGACGGCGAGAGCGCGGTCGTCGGGCTGCAGAAAGCGCTCCAAGTGGACAGACGTTCCATGGCCCGTCCGCTCCCAGAGTTCCTCGGCTATATGCGGAGCGAAGGGCGCGAGCAGAATCGGCAGCGCGTGCGCGGCATACGCGGTGGCCGGCGAGTCGAGCCGGTCGCGAACCGCTGCCGTGAGTGCGTTCACCAACTCGTCGAGCTTGGCGATCGTGGCGTTGTAATGAAATCGCCGGCTGAACGTTTCATCGACCGCCGACTTAGCGGCGATGTGGACGGCACGGACGAGTGCCCGGTCTTCGTCGCTCGACATGGCGGGCAGATCGCCATTACCGGCATGCGGACGTCCGAAGAGCGGCTCGCACGCGCGCCAGACGCGATTGAGGAACCGGACGCGCCCGCTGATGCCTTCGTCGGTCCACTCGGCCGTATCTTCGGGCGGCGTGACATACAACAAGAAGAGCCGCATCGCGTCGACGCCATACGTGCTCGCGGTCTCGTCGACGCCGACCACGTTTCCGCGCGATTTCGACATCTTCTCGCCGTTCGACAGCACCATACCCTGATGAAAAAGCCGTTCGAACGGTTCGTCGCTCCCGCCGACCCATCCGCAGTCGTGAAAAAACATGTAGAAGAATCGCGCGTACAGCAAGTGCAGCACCGTGTGTTCTGCGCCGCCGATGTATTGATCGACGTTCATCCAGGTGTCGGCGTCGCTACGTTCCCAGGGAGCGACCGTGTCGTGCGGGCTAAGATAGCGCAGATAGTACCAAGACGACTCGAAGAATGTATCCATCGTGTCGGTTTCGCGGCGCGCCGGGCCGCCGCAGCGCGGGCAGGTCGTGTTTACGAACGACTCCATGCGCGACAGCGGCGCGCCTTCACCGTCGAGCGGTGCACCTGGCGGAAGCAGTACCGGCAGCGCATCGTCGGGCACCGGAACCTCGCCGCACGCGTCGCAGTACACGATTGGAATCGGCGTGCCCCAATAGCGTTGGCGCGACACCAGCCAATCGCGTATGCGCGTGGTGACGGTTACCTGTCCGGTGCCGCGTTGCTCGAGATCTGCCGCCATGGCCGCGCGCGCCTGTAAACTGCTCAGGCCGTCGTACTTTCCGCTGTCGAACAAACGCCCATCATCGGTGAACGCTTGGCCGGCTGGGGCGCTCGCATCGTCGAGGGGTTCGATGACCGTCACCACCGGCAAGTCGTATGTTTTCGCGAACTCGGAGTCGCGTTGATCGTGCGCCGGAACGCCCATCACCGCGCCGGTCCCGTAGTCGGCCAGCACGTAATTCGTGACGTAGATCGGAACGCGACCGGCGGACAGCGGATTGATCGCGTACGCACCGGTGAAGACGCCTTCTTTTTGCATCAGGCTCGTACGCTCGAGTTCGGTCTTTGCCGAGATGCGTTCGGCGAACGCCGACACCGCTTCGCTGCGTGCCGCCGGCACGATCGTCTCGAATCGCGCGACCAGCGGGTGCTCGGGCGCGATCGCCAAAAACGTAACGCCGAACGCCGTGTCGACACGCGTGGTGAACACCGGGATCGTTTCGTCCAGGCCGTCCACCGCGAATTCGAAACGAACGCCTTCGCTGCGGCCGATCCAGTTGCGTTGCATCGTTTTCGTGCGCTCGGGCCATCCGTCGAGCCGGTCGAGATTCGACAGCAGGCGGTCGGAGTAGTTGGTGATTTTCAAAAACCACTGCGACAGGTTCCGCCGTTCGACCAAATGCTCGCAACGCCAGCAGCGTCCGTCGACGACTTGCTCGTTGGCGAGCACGGTCTTGTCGTTGGGGCACCAATTGACCGGAGCTTCGCGCTTATATGCGAGCCCGCGCTCGTACAGACGCAAGAACAGCCATTGATTCCAGCGATAGTAGTCGGGAAAACACGTTGCGAATTCGCGCGACCAATCGTAACCGGTGCCCATCAGACGAATCTGGCGCTGCATGTTGGCGATGTTTTCGGCCGTCCAACTCGCCGGGTCGACGCCGCGAGAGATGGCTGCGTTCTCGGCGGGCAAACCGAACGCGTCGAATCCCATCGGATGCAGCACGTCGAAGCCGCTCATGCGCATCATTCGCGCGATCGCATCGCCGAACGAATAGTTCTTGGCGTGTCCGACGTGCAAGTCGCCCGACGGATAGGGCAACATCTCGAGCACGTAGGACTTCGGCCGCCCATCGGAGCGCGCACGATACGTCGCGTCCAGCTCCCATCGCTCGCGCCATTTTGGTTCTACGTTGCGAAAATCGTACGCTTCGGCCATCGCACGACATCGTACACGCAAGCAACGCGGGCGGTCTACCTTTCCGGTCGGAGAACGGCGCGTGATGGTACTGCGTGCTGAAAAAACTGGGTCTGGGCATGGTCGCGATCGTCGTTATGGCCGCACTGCTATGGCATCCGCCGCCTCGCCCGGCATGGACCGCAGCGTCGCCGTCGCCGCTCGCATCGTCGCGATCTCCCGAGTCGCGCCGAACGGCCGCGTCTGCGGCTTCGGTGGTATACGTTGCCGGAGCGGTCGTGCGGCCAGGGTTGTACGCGTTGCGCGACGGTGCGCGGGCGGCCGAAGCGGTAGCCCGTGCCGGAGGCTTGCGAACCGATGCCGATTCGGCCAGCGTCAATCTCGCGCAGCGAGTTTCCGACGGTGACGAGGTCGACGTGGCGGTCCTGGGGGAGCGTCCGGCCCGAAGCCGCTCGCGAACGTCAGGCTCGCGGTTCCGACGGTCGCGGTCGGCTCACACGCGATCCGGACGGTCGCGTCGCGACGACGATGCATCGCCCTCGAATGACGCATCGACGGAATCGCCGGTCGACGTCAATGCGGCGGATGCGGCTGCATTATCGGCCGTTCCGGGAATCGGGCGTTCGATCGCCGGTCGAATTGTCGAACTACGCGAGCGAACCGGTCCGTTCGCAACGTTGGACGAGTTGCTGGACGTCGCGGGCATGACGCAATCGCGACTCGAGCGAGCCCGTCCATATTTGCACGAACCGTAAGGGTTGCTTTTTCCACCGGCGAAGTTCGATACATGGCGTTCGAGCTGAGCGACAAAGTAACGCTCCCGCAGCTCGTTCGAGCGGCGCTCGCGACGCCGCGCCCCAACGCGATGACCGAACGTGTCGACGGCGTATGGACTTCGACTTCGAGCAACGACGTGCTGCGCCGGATCGAAGACCTCGCGTGCGCTATACGCTCCGCCGGTCTATCCGCCGGCGATCGAGTCGCGTTGATCGCGCATAACAGTGTCGATTGGTTGGTCGCCGACTTCGCAACGGTATTTGCCGGATGCGTCGTGGTGCCGGTCTATCCGACGCAAGCCCTCGACCACACCGCGCACATTCTGGGCCACTCCGGTGCAAAGCTCGCATTCGTCGACTCACAAGCGACGCGCGAACGCGTCGAATCGAGCGGTGCCGAGGTCGCGCGAATTGTCGTGTTCGACGATGTCGGTGTGAACGGTTTAGGGGCGTTCGAAGGGGCCGGCCGCGCGATTCGCGATGCCAACCCGGCGCTGCCCGGCGCGTACGAGGCTGCGCTGCATCCCGACGATCTCGCGATTATCGCGTACACCTCGGGAACGACCGGGGATCCGAAAGGCGTGATGCTGTCGCACGACAACGTCGGATTCGACGCTCGTTCGGCGGCGCGTTCCGCGTTGTCGGAGTTACGCGTGGACTCGCCCGCGCTCTCGGTGCTTCCGTTTTCGCATATCTACGAGCATACGATCGCATACGTGTACGCAGCGGCGCGCGTTGCACACTACATCTGTCACGAGCCCGAGCAAATGCCGGCCGACGTACGTGACGTGCGCCCCGAAATCATGACCGCGGTGCCTCGTATTTTCGATCGCCTGCTCTCGGCCGTTGCCGAGCGAGCGCTTTCGACCGGCGGCCTGCAAGCCAAACTCATCCCCTGGGCGCTCAAGATCGGCCGGCGATACGCTCGAGCCGAAACGTTTGATGGCGGTGCCGGTCCCGGGCTGCGCCTTCGCTACGCGGTCGCGAATTCGCTAGTGTTGCGCAAGCTGCGCGTGCGGTTGGGGCTCGACCGGTTACGGTTTTTCGTGAGTGGAAGCGCGGCACTTCACGTCGACACCGCGATGACGTTCTTAGGTATGGGTTTGCCCATCATGCAAGGGTACGGGCTGACGGAAGCCTCGCCGGTGGTCGCTGCCAGCCGCTTCACCAATAATCGGTACGGCTGCGCCGGACAAGCGATCGAAGGCGTCGAGTTGCGGGCCGACGCAGACGGAGAAATTCTCACGCGCGGCCGGCATGTGATGCAGGGGTACTATCGCGACCGGGAAGCGACTGCGGCAGTCATTCGCGACGGCTGGCTGCACACGGGCGACATCGGCACAGTGGATGCGAACGGATTTCTGCACATCACCGATCGCAAACGCGAGATTTTCAAGACGGATGCCGGCAAGTGGGTTTCCCCCGCGCGGGTCGAGTCGGCCATCAAACGCTCGCCGCTGGTGCGACAGGCGATGGTCGTCGGCGATGGGAGGCCGTACCCGAGTGCGCTCATCTGCCCGAACTGGGAGTTGGTGCGGCTAACGATCGGCGCCGATCCGCTCGAACCCGGAGGTCGCCTCGCCCGGCGCTCCGACGTCCTCGAACTGCTACGCTCTGCGGTCGCAAAGCAAACGTCGGAGTTAGCCGCCTACGAGCGAATCCGCCGCATCGTCGTCGTTCCGGACGAATTTAGCGTCGCGGGCGGCGAACTGTCGCCCGCCATGAAAATCAAACGCCGGTCGGTCGAGTCCCGCTACGCTAGCCAGATCGAAACAATGTATGACAACCCCGCCGGTGTAGCCACCGCCTGATGCCGTTTATCGCCATCGTCCATCTTCGCGAGTTGCAGTGCCCGGAATGCAGCCTCCCGATCGCCGAGGCCGGTGCGCGATCGTTCGTCGTCGGCACCGACGGCGCTCCGGTCTGGTTCGCCGAAGCGGATATGCCTTCAGAACTCGCAGTCGATGTTGCATGCGAAAATGGCCATCCGGTACGCTTGCTACTGCCCAACGAAGTTGGCGCCGAGGAGGCCGCAAACGTACCCGAGGGTGCTCCGTTTGCACCCGACGCCGTGTTGGAATCGGGCCTCACAGAGCCGGACACGGTGCTTTGATATAACTTTGACCGTTTCGAGCAGGCAGAGTGAAAGGGTGCGGGCATCCCGGCAGTAAGTAGTTCGTCCAACCGCCTCTCCGTGGAGGTTTCCTTGAGTTTTCGCTATCGACCATTGCGAGCGCTGTTGCTCGCCGGGTTTCTATCGTCCGCAATCGTCCCGTCAGGGGCGCAGGCTGCGCCGCCGCCGCCGATCCCGAAGCTGACTGCCGACGCCGTCACGCATCAGACGTTACAGCTCAACGGCCGGACGTACGCCTATACGGCGCGCGCCGGCACGATTACGCTACGCAACGAGACCGACCAACCGACCGCTCGTGTGTTTTACACGGCGTTCACGCTGGACGGGTCGGAGTCGACGCATCGTCCGGTTACGTTTTTGTATAACGGAGGACCGGGCAGTTCGACGATTTGGCTCCGCATGGGCTCGTTCGCGCCGATGCGGGTACAGACGGCCGACGGGACGACGACCGCCGGGCCGCCCTTCACGCTTTCGCCCAACAAGTTCAGTTTGATCGATAAGACCGACTTGGTGTTCATCGATATGCCGGGAAGCGGTTACGGCCGCATCATCGGTGCCGGAACGCCGAAAGACTTCTGGGGTGTCGATCAGGACGCCAACGCGTTCGCGCAGTTCATTCAACGCTACGTTACCAACTTCAATCGTTGGAATTCGCCGAAATTCTTATTCGGCGAATCGTACGGAACGACGCGTTCGGCCGTATTGTCTAACATTCTGGCACAAAAGGGCATCGCGCTTAACGGTATCGTGCTGCTGTCGTCGTTCCTGAACCCGATGGTCGATTACAACGACGGCGCACCGATCGGTGGTGGCGACTGGGCCTACGTGCTCTACTTGCCGACCGAAACCGCAACGGCGTGGTATCACGGCGCGCTCGGTCGCGGCGTGCCGCTCAACTCGCTGCTTTCGGAAGTGAAGTCGTTCGCACTTGGCGAGTACCTCGACGGGCTCGCGCAGGGTTCGCGCCTCGATCAAGGGCGCTTCAACGATATCGTCGCTAAGCTGCACCGGTACACCGGGCTCAGCGAACAATATATTCGTAACTCGAATCTGCGTATTCCGTACGACCGGTTCGAAAACGAGTTGTTGCGCAGCCGCGGGCTCACCGTCGGGCGCCTCGACGGACGTTTCCAGACCTACGTTCTGGACCGTCCGGAGATCTCTCCCGACTGGGATGCGACCGATTCGGCGATCGACGGCGCGTTTATCGCAACCGGCAACTACTATTTGCAGCAAGTGCTCAAGTATAACCCTCCGTTGCTCTACCGGTCGGAGATCTACGACCTGATCTATTCCGATGGAAACAGTTGGGATTTCAAGCACGGCAACAATCCGCAAGACTTTAACGTCGCGCCCGATCTGGCACAAACCATGACGCTGGAGCCGCGAATGAAAGTCTTTTCGGCGAACGGCTACTTCGATTTCGCGACCCCGTTCTTCGCGACGCAGTACGTGCTGAGCCACCTGTACCTGGCGCCGGCGCTGCAACGCAACATCAGCTACGGATTCTACGAATCGGGTCATATGGTGTATCTCCATCCGGCCGCACTGGCAAAGTTCCACGCCGACTTGGAACGCTGGTACGCTCAGGTGCTTCGTTAACGTGGAAAGACGATACGTGCTAATCAATCGCTTTGCTCTCGCGTTCGCCGCTCTCGCGATGGGGTTTGCGGGCGCTTCACTGCCGGCCGCGGCCGCAGGTCCCCCGGCCGCCGCAGCGCCGGTCGGCCCGCCGCCCGAGGGCGGTTTCCCGGATTCCGTAACGCAACAATCGATTACGCTCGCGGGACGCGCCTATCCGTATACCGCGCGCGCCGGAACGATCACGTTGCAAAGCCAACAAGGACAGCCGGCGTGCCGGATGTTCTTCACCGCCTTTACGCTCGACGGCACCAATCCTAGCACGAGACCGGTCACGTTTTTGTATAATGGCGGGCCGGGAAGCTCGACGATTTGGCTGCGCATGGGTTCGTTCGGTCCGATGCGCGTCGCGATCGGCGACGCCGCCCAGGGTTCGAATGCGCCGTTTCATCTGGTCGAAAATCAGAATACGTTGCTGGATCGCACCGACTTGGTTTTCGTCGATGCACCCGGCACGGGTTTCAGCCGCCTGATCAACGGCGCAAAACCGTCCGATTTTTATGGCGTCGATCAAGATATGCGCGCGTTCACGCAGTTCGTTTCGCGCTATATCAGTACGTACAACCGCTGGAACTCGCCGAAATTTTTGTTCGGCGAATCGTACGGCACGCCGCGTTCGGCCGTGCTCGTCAACAATCTTCAACAGGCCGGCATCGGGATCAACGGCGTCGTGCTGCTTTCGTCGGTACTCGACTTTGGCTTAGATTGGGACATCAATTTTTCGCCGACCGCAATCGGCGGCGGCGATTGGGCGTTCCCGCTGTATCTGCCGACCGAAGCCGCCTCGTCGTGGTATCACAATGCATTGCCGGGACCGCAAACGACGCTCGCGCAGCTGTTGCCGCAAGTCGAGCAGTTCGCGATGGGCGAATATCTCAACGCGCTGGCGCAAGGTGCGAATCTGTCGCCGTCGACCTACAACGACGTCGTCGCCAAACTGCATGCGTACACAGGGTTATCGGAGCAGTATATTCGCGCCTCGAATCTGCGCATTCCATACTCGCGCTATTCCACCGAGTTGCTTCGCAACACGGGGCAGACGTTGGGACGCTACGATGCTCGTTACACGTCGTACGCGCTCGATCGCATCGCCGATCAACCTGAGTTCGACGCGACGGATTCGGCCATCGATGCCGCGTTTGTCGGCGGCGGTAACTTCTTCATGCGCTCGATGCTGCGTTACAATCCGCCGATGGAGTACCTGCCGGTCGCGTACGGCATCAACCGCCAGTGGGATTGGAAGCACGGCGGCGCCGTCCCGACCAACACGGCGCAAGACCTCGCGCACGCGATGGTCTTCAATCCGGGTTTACGGATCTTTTCGGCCAACGGCTACTACGATTTTGCGACGCCGTTCTTCGGGACGGTCTACACGCTGAATCATCTGAGTCTTCCGCCGGAACTGCAGAGCAACATCAGCTACGGATTCTACGAATCCGGGCACATGGTGTACCTCCATCCGCAAGCGCTGCAGCAGTTCCACGACGATCTCGAACGGTGGTACGCCGACGTTCTCAAACAGTAAACGGTAACTCGTACGGATACACAAAGGGCGCCGGGAAACCGGCGCCCTTTGCAATTCGCTCGCAAGCCGGCGAGGGGACTTTATGGTCCGCTGGGGTGCGAAACGAAATGCGGGTTCGCACACGGATGCGGATACGCGTTCATCACCGCGTCGAAGCGCTTTTTGACAGACGCGGGGAGGTTGGCGGGCGGCAGCGCTCCCGAATATGTCCAGCGTCCGTTACGCTCTGCGAAGTACATACCGAATTCGCCTTTCCACTCCAGCTCTGCGAGCGCGAACGAATCGACGACGATCAGATACATGATCCGGCTTCGATCGTGCGGCGGCCGGCCGAACGCAAGCGTTTCAACCATCTTCGTATCGGCGGGCGGTCCGCAATACGCCGCGAGCGCGGGTTGCGACGACAGACCCGCCATCGCAAGCGTTAGGAGCGCGCCGGTTGCCCAGCGCCGTGCGATCGTGCTACCAGCCGCCGCCGGAATCTCCGCCGCCGCCACCACCACCGAAATCGCCGCCGCCGCCTCCGCCGAAGTCACCGCCGCCGAAGCCGCCGCCACTCCAGTCGCCACCGCTGGCGCCACCCATATCGGCTTGTCCGGCGTCGCTCTGGAAGCCGCCGGCATCCGGAGCCGAACCGGAACCGCCCCAGCCGCCGCTGCTGTCACCGGTCACCGCGGTTTGGCCCGCGTCTTGCCCGGTCATAGCGCCGCCGCCGCGGTTGAACATTTCATTGCCGAGCCACGCGCCGCCGAGTCCGCCCAGCAAGCCACTCCAGAAACTGCCGCCGCCACCGAAGCCGCCACCCTGCCCGTAGCCGTAACCGGCGGGCGGAACGCCGCCCGGCGGTACCGCACCGGGCGGAACGCCCGGCGGACCGTAGCGCGGGGCCGACATGGCGCGCATAACCGATCGCAAGACTAAGAAGCCGATGCCGATGATAACGATCCACCACAGCATGGAAATATGAATGCCTCCGTTGGTCGAGCGCCGGGTCGTCGCCGGGACGGATCCGCTACCGTTCTGGGTGCGTCCGCTGGACGAAAGATGCGCGCGGTAGATATTGAGAACGCCGTCGACCGCCGACGTTACGCCGCCGTCGTAATCCTCGGCCTTGAACTGCGATTCCATCGTCGCCCGGATCGAATCGAGCGTATCGCGCGTAAACCAGCCGGCTTCGACGCCCGCCGCATCCGGCACGATGATGTCGCGGCGATCGTCGCGTGCGATGAAGATGAGGATACCGTTGACGTTCCGTTGCGTGTACGCTTGGTGCGCGGCGTCGGCCAGCGACGTACCGTTGAGCGATGCGACCGTGTCGACCACGATCTCCTTACCGGTTTGCGCGTTGAAGTTGCCGATGACGCGGTTGAGCGAAGCCACCGTGCCGGCCGACAGCATGTTTGCGCCGTCTTGCACGAAGGTTGCGGCCAGGGCGGGAAGGGCGATCGCGGCGCAGACGAGCGCACAGAGTCCGGACAAGCGTTTCATCGTGTTCCTCCTCCGGTTTGTACCGGCGGCGCGATTTGAAGTTTCAGTGGGAGATGCCGACGATGAATGCCGCACCGGCCGCACTGAGTGCGAAAAACGCGATGAATATCCACAACAGCAGCCGCTTTAGCAAGTCGCGGCGCGCCCGGCTGGCGCGCGTTTCGTGACTGGCCCGCTTCACGCTCGTTCGACGCCGGCCGGCGGGGCTTCGGCCCACAAGCGTTCGATGTTGTAGAACGACCGCTGCTCGGGCGTGAAGACGTGGACGATCACCGAACCGAGGTCTAACAAGATCCAAGTGGCGTCGGCATAGCCCTCGGTTTTGCCGGTCCTTCCACCCTCACGTTCGACCGCCTCGGTGATAGCGTCGGCGATCGCGCGGGTCTGCACGTTGGAACGTCCCGATACGATTGCGAACTGGTCGGCTAAAATAGTACGGCTCGATACCTCGAGCACTACGAAGTCCTCGCCCTTCTTATCTAGGGCCGCGTCGCGAACGACGTCGATCAACTCTCGAATGCCGTTATCTCCTCCGGATGTAATCCGAACGCACGCGCCGCTTCGTAGGTTTGCGGTGCGACCACGCGTCCGTGCGAAATCGTGTA contains the following coding sequences:
- a CDS encoding FAD-dependent oxidoreductase, which produces MKPITTTCAIVGGGPCGMMLGVLLARAGVDVTVLEKYPDFFRDFRGDTIHPSTLELLYELGWLDDFLKLPHDQLERVGARINGEYVEVGDFTRLPTHCKFIALMPQWDFLNFLAERGKRYPTFRLLMKTNGTDIVVQNGRVTGVIASDDDGSATIDAKLVVGTDGRHSTMRERAGMAVENLGAPMDVLWMRITKRAGDPVQPLGSMRDGRILVTIDRNEYWQCAFLIPKGTFDQLKAAGIEALQRDIVDAVPQLEDRVKEIDDWSKVSLLEVRVDRLEKWYRPGLLCIGDAAHAMSPIGGVGINLAIQDAVASANALAAPLLAGEDTGPALERIQVRRMFPTKVTQAFQVFVQEHAIAPIIGGTATIDRPPLAMRLFEAFPRLRGLPARLIGMGVRPEHVRTPDAFTSPS
- the leuS gene encoding leucine--tRNA ligase produces the protein MAEAYDFRNVEPKWRERWELDATYRARSDGRPKSYVLEMLPYPSGDLHVGHAKNYSFGDAIARMMRMSGFDVLHPMGFDAFGLPAENAAISRGVDPASWTAENIANMQRQIRLMGTGYDWSREFATCFPDYYRWNQWLFLRLYERGLAYKREAPVNWCPNDKTVLANEQVVDGRCWRCEHLVERRNLSQWFLKITNYSDRLLSNLDRLDGWPERTKTMQRNWIGRSEGVRFEFAVDGLDETIPVFTTRVDTAFGVTFLAIAPEHPLVARFETIVPAARSEAVSAFAERISAKTELERTSLMQKEGVFTGAYAINPLSAGRVPIYVTNYVLADYGTGAVMGVPAHDQRDSEFAKTYDLPVVTVIEPLDDASAPAGQAFTDDGRLFDSGKYDGLSSLQARAAMAADLEQRGTGQVTVTTRIRDWLVSRQRYWGTPIPIVYCDACGEVPVPDDALPVLLPPGAPLDGEGAPLSRMESFVNTTCPRCGGPARRETDTMDTFFESSWYYLRYLSPHDTVAPWERSDADTWMNVDQYIGGAEHTVLHLLYARFFYMFFHDCGWVGGSDEPFERLFHQGMVLSNGEKMSKSRGNVVGVDETASTYGVDAMRLFLLYVTPPEDTAEWTDEGISGRVRFLNRVWRACEPLFGRPHAGNGDLPAMSSDEDRALVRAVHIAAKSAVDETFSRRFHYNATIAKLDELVNALTAAVRDRLDSPATAYAAHALPILLAPFAPHIAEELWERTGHGTSVHLERFLQPDDRALAVARIELVIQVNGKVRARVSVAPDVTAEDALALAMEQQAVRSQLENRTLRKQIFVPGKLLNLVVG
- a CDS encoding helix-hairpin-helix domain-containing protein gives rise to the protein MLKKLGLGMVAIVVMAALLWHPPPRPAWTAASPSPLASSRSPESRRTAASAASVVYVAGAVVRPGLYALRDGARAAEAVARAGGLRTDADSASVNLAQRVSDGDEVDVAVLGERPARSRSRTSGSRFRRSRSAHTRSGRSRRDDDASPSNDASTESPVDVNAADAAALSAVPGIGRSIAGRIVELRERTGPFATLDELLDVAGMTQSRLERARPYLHEP
- a CDS encoding long-chain fatty acid--CoA ligase; translated protein: MAFELSDKVTLPQLVRAALATPRPNAMTERVDGVWTSTSSNDVLRRIEDLACAIRSAGLSAGDRVALIAHNSVDWLVADFATVFAGCVVVPVYPTQALDHTAHILGHSGAKLAFVDSQATRERVESSGAEVARIVVFDDVGVNGLGAFEGAGRAIRDANPALPGAYEAALHPDDLAIIAYTSGTTGDPKGVMLSHDNVGFDARSAARSALSELRVDSPALSVLPFSHIYEHTIAYVYAAARVAHYICHEPEQMPADVRDVRPEIMTAVPRIFDRLLSAVAERALSTGGLQAKLIPWALKIGRRYARAETFDGGAGPGLRLRYAVANSLVLRKLRVRLGLDRLRFFVSGSAALHVDTAMTFLGMGLPIMQGYGLTEASPVVAASRFTNNRYGCAGQAIEGVELRADADGEILTRGRHVMQGYYRDREATAAVIRDGWLHTGDIGTVDANGFLHITDRKREIFKTDAGKWVSPARVESAIKRSPLVRQAMVVGDGRPYPSALICPNWELVRLTIGADPLEPGGRLARRSDVLELLRSAVAKQTSELAAYERIRRIVVVPDEFSVAGGELSPAMKIKRRSVESRYASQIETMYDNPAGVATA
- a CDS encoding TPM domain-containing protein, with translation MKRLSGLCALVCAAIALPALAATFVQDGANMLSAGTVASLNRVIGNFNAQTGKEIVVDTVASLNGTSLADAAHQAYTQRNVNGILIFIARDDRRDIIVPDAAGVEAGWFTRDTLDSIRATMESQFKAEDYDGGVTSAVDGVLNIYRAHLSSSGRTQNGSGSVPATTRRSTNGGIHISMLWWIVIIGIGFLVLRSVMRAMSAPRYGPPGVPPGAVPPGGVPPAGYGYGQGGGFGGGGSFWSGLLGGLGGAWLGNEMFNRGGGAMTGQDAGQTAVTGDSSGGWGGSGSAPDAGGFQSDAGQADMGGASGGDWSGGGFGGGDFGGGGGGDFGGGGGGGDSGGGW
- the rsfS gene encoding ribosome silencing factor → MIDVVRDAALDKKGEDFVVLEVSSRTILADQFAIVSGRSNVQTRAIADAITEAVEREGGRTGKTEGYADATWILLDLGSVIVHVFTPEQRSFYNIERLWAEAPPAGVERA